The Nitrosarchaeum sp. genomic sequence GTAACTGCTAAACTTGCTAAATTCTTAACCAAACAGGGATATTCTGTTGGTGTCATAGGGGCTGATACGTACAGACCTGGGGCTCTAGTGCAATTAAAAACCATGTGTGAAAAATCTAATGTCGAGGTATATGGTGAACCAAATAACAAAAATTCTCCCGATATTGTGAAAAATGGATTAAAGTATTTTGAATCGTTGCCTTTAGATGTGATATTGATTGATACTGCTGGACGACATAAAGAAGAAAAAGATCTTTTGTCTGAAATGGAGCAAATTAACAAGGTATCAGAACCTGATCTTGCAATACTTGTAATTGACGGAACTATCGGTCAACAATGTTTCAATCAAGCAGAAGCATTTCATAAAACAATTCCAGTGGGTGGAATTATTATTACAAAATTAGATAGCTCTGCAAAAGGCGGAGGTGCAATAGCTGCATCTGCAGCTACGGGTGCCCAAATCATGTATATCGGAACTGGCGAAAGAATCGATGATTTAGAAAAGTTTTCACCAACACGATTTGTTGGTAGATTGCTTGGAATGGGTGATATTCAGGCAGTTTTGGATTTGGCAAAAAGATTAGAAAATGAAGGTGATGATGTTAGACTAAAAAGAATTTCAAGTGGAAAAATGAACATGGATGATTTTTTCTATCAATTGGAAGAAGTTACCAAAGTAGGATCATTGAAAGGATTTCTTGATAACATGCCAGGACTTTCAGGTATGGTTAAAGATGATCAATTAGATCAAATGGAAGGACGAGTTTCTAAATGGAGATTTATTATTCAAAGTATGACAAAGGAAGAAAAAGCAGATCCTGATCTAATGAATTCATCTAGAATTAAAAGAATTTCAAGGGGGTCTGGTTGGCCAGAACACGAAGTTAAGGAATTATTAAAAAATTATAAGAATTCAAAAAGTATGATGAAGGCATCAAAAGGAAGACAGATGCAGGGCACTCTTCGTCGCATGGGATTCGGTTAGAATTTTTATTTCTTTGTAAATACTGAAAATTAAAATGACTATTAAAGAAATTATTCCTATTTCAAATGAATTAATGAAAAATTATGGTTTATGCGATAGTTGTCTAGGTAGACTTTTTTCTAAACAACTACATTTATCTTCTAATAAATTACTTGGAAAAAAATTAAAGGCACATGTAAAACAATCACAAAAAAAATGTTTTATTTGTAAAAATTTATTGGATGATCTTTCTGCATATTTGAAATTAATGTTGGATGCTTCTTCAAAATATAATTATTCCTCAATAGTTATTGGAGCCTTAATCAAACCGTCTATAATAGATCGAGATGATTATATAAAATCAAAATACAAACTACGTGGAATCGATAGTGTTAAAACCGATATTACAAAAGAACTTGGAAAACAATTTGTAAAAAAAACAAAAAAAATTATTGATTTTTTAAATCCGGATCTTACATTTACAATTAATTTTAAAGATGAATCATGTCAGATACGCTCAAAATCAATTGTATTATACGGACAATATACAAAGTCTAAACGAGGACTACCGCAAAAACAAAAGTCTTGCACTAACTGTTCTGGAAAAGGTTGTAAGAGTTGTAACCTTCATGGTATTTCTGAGTATGGTAGCATTGAGGGTAAAATCTCCGAATTTCTTTTTACTACATTTGGAGGCACTACTGCAAAATTTACTTGGGTTGGAGGTGAAGATCAATCAAGTCTAGTTTTAGGTTCAGGTCGTCCATTTTTTGTCAAGCTTCAAAACCCCTTTAAAAGAAATATTTCACTACCAAAAAAAATAATTTCTGATCAAGTTGTTATTCATAATTTGAAAATTATATCTGACCCTCCAAAAACTCCTATCAAATTCAACTCGCTAATAGAATTAAAAATATCTACAGAGCATGAAATTATTTCTGAGAATCTTAAAAAATTAAAGAATATGCTTTCAAATCCTGTCGTGGTTTATGAAAAATCTGGAAAACGTTCTGAAAAGGCTGTTTCTATTTTAAAATATAAAAAAATATCCAAAAATCTTTTTAATCTAATTATCAAAGCTGAAGGCGGATTACCTGTAAAACGATTTGTCGATGGTGATGATGTGACTCCTGGAATCTCTCAAATGATGAATGATAGATGCACTTGTGTGGCATTTGATTTTCTCGAAATTACCCTAAATGATAACAATTAACTAATCCCTGTTTTTTCACATTATTCATGCCCATGAGAAAAAAAGGTAAACATACAAGACGTGCCGATCAACGAGCTGATAGACGTAGAAAAAAGACTGCGAAATCTGGAAAGCCAAAATCTAGATAGAATCAACCTTTTTACATTCTAATTCCTCGAGGTGATACATTGGATCCGTTAGTACGACTAAAAGAAGCCCGTCTTAAAGGACTAATCCCAGACGATGTTTATGATCTTATTGTAAAACGATTTCCTATAACCGTTGAGGGAATTAATAGAATTGAAAAAGCATCGGGGATTCGTTATCCCACTGCTTATGTGGAACCATCAATTGTTATTTCATCTCCAAATCCTAATTCCTACGAGTTTGGGATATTATTTGCTAGAACCATCCCTGTATTTTTTGATGAAAAATTTCATGTAGTGATTCAAATCTCTGCACCTTTGGTTGCATATGGTCTAAAGGGTACAATTCATGCAATTTTGGCACATGAGTTTTTACATTTTCTTGAATTGACTAGAAAAATTTCTAAAATGGATTTACTTTCAGATGAAATTACTGGAAATCTCTTTGAAAGTGTCTATGCTGATGAGGGAAGATTGTTTGAACCTAAGGTTGTGTTTAAAGATAGAACTTTGTTAGATCACATTACTAAACGGTTTCCAGCTGGTTTTAGGGATTACAAATTAGAAGATAAGGTGATGAAATTTTGGATAGAGAAAAATCTTCCAAAAATCAATATTTCACTTGATGCAAACACTGTAAAACTATCAGCTGAATCACTGGCAAAAATAAAACTGGATCCTTTATTCCTAGATAAAATAGCACAACTTGAACAAAAAAATGCTAAAATTAAAACCAAAAAACTTTATTGATAATTTTTCTATATTTTTTTGTTATTGATGTACAATTATTGTATATGAAACTAATTTTGTAATTCTGCAATAATTGATTTAGTTTTAGAAATTATATTCATATAATCAATATTAGGATCTGTGCTTAGCAAAAAGAGATTTTTATCAAGTTGAATACTAATTAAAATGACATTTTCATATTCTGTAACTGATAATTTTTCTTTACCAAATTTATAAGATAAATTTTGCAGACGGGTCCATCTTTCAAAAGTATAATGAACTGACATTTTGACTTCTTGTTCATTTAGTAATGTTACGTCGTCTCGATTTTTTTCAATTATTAAATCCCCTTTTGAGTCTAATACCCCTGTGAATCTAACATGTGGATCTACTTCGAATATTTTATTACATAATTTTTCAAAATCCATTTTTCGTCAGTCTTTTTAACTCCTATCTGTCTTCTTATTATATTTTTTTTAGAATATTTTGATATGGGGAATTTTGTGAAAAGTTAAACTGATTTTTAATTAGATTAATGTTCTATTGATTAAATTCTGTTAATCCACATTTTCCACAAGTGTTTCTATCTTTGTGTTTAGACATGAAAACTCCTTTTCCACATCTAGAACAATTTTTTCTACCTCTTGTTATTTTGTCTTTGTCTACTTTGAAATATTTATAGACATTTGGACTAGAGCCTTTTTTTCCTGCAGATGCTTTTTTTGCTGCCATTATTCAGTTTTCTCCGCAGTCGCTTCAGCATTTGCATTATCTGCTTCTGCTTGTTTGGCTTTTGTCTTTTCAATTCTTTTGAAGATTATTGGGTTAACATGTTTTTTTGCTAATCCTTCATCATCGTAAATGAAGAAAGTTCCTGTAACAAGTGCTTTTCCAACATGAGTTTGTAATCTCATAGGAATTATAATTTTTCCCGAAAGTTTGAATTCTTTTGTAATCATATCTACTGCCTCAAGTTTTTTGAGTTTACCCCCTAATCCTGTAAAATTACAGATCAGTTCTCTTCTTGATAGAAAGGCGTTATTTACGTCAGTTACGGTCTGAATAATAGACATGTATCCAAAATCCTTAAGATATTTCATATAAACCTTGATTGATAATAGAGAACAAATTTAAGAAAATTCAGTCTAATTCCCACATGGAACGATATATGATTCATTTAAAAAATAACAATTACAGTCCTAAAGATTCCTCTTTTCTTGTAAATCATGCAAGAAAAATATGTTCTACAATACCAGCTTCAGTAAGAGTTGCTAGAGTTGCACGTAAATTTTTGGAATTTGACGTCTCTGTAAATCCTGAAGATTTGGATCTCGTGATTGAAAAATTATCCCCAATTGGATCTTTGGATAATGCAAGACATATCTTTGAAGAAAAGATTGGAAAGGAAGATGGAACTCGTGATGGTGTTTTCTATTTTAATAATGAACGATTTTGGGAAAGTCATGAATCTTTAGAAGGTGTATGGAAGCAATGTTATGGCCGAGAAAAAGAACTTGTTCAGGGAATTATTCTTCTTGCAGTTGCATTTGCTCATGCACAAAAAAATGAATCTCGTATAGGTATTGGAATGTTACAGCGAGCGTTAGAAAAATTAGGCGACTCTCCTAGAACTTATGGCGAAATTGATGTTGATAGGATTAGAAATAAAATCAAAGAAATGCAAAAAACTGAAGAATTAACTATATTTGAGATTTGATTAAATTAAGAGCTGTTGTTACGACATCTGCTCCTTGAATTAGACCAATGCTGCCTTTTTTAGCTTGATTTTCAGTTACTCTCGTTGTTCCATCGTTTTTGATAAAATTTCCTGATACTAAAATTGGTACAGGGTCATCACTGTGTCCTTTATTGATACATGGTGTCGAATGATCTGCTGAAATAACTATTGCAACTTTATCAAAATTAATATTTTCAAGTAGTGTTTTGAAAAATCTACGATCAATCTCTTCAATGTTTTTCATTTTTCCAATAGCATCTCCGTCGTGACCAAATTCATCTGGTCCTTTTAGATGAACATAAATTGCATTCTGAGTTTCCATTGCTTTTGCAGCTACTCTTGCTTTTTCCTCATAATCTGTTAATCCTCCTGCTTCAAATGCTTTCATCTTTAACACTTCTGAAATTCCAAGTTCTACTGGCATATCTACAATACATGAAAAATTCATAGAATACATTTCATTAATTGGCTTTACATCTGGATATTTGTTTCCTGCATCTCTTAGTAAAATACAACTCAAACTTTTCTTTTTTTCATTGATTCTTTTTTTATTAATCTGACTTTCTTTCATAATTTGCAGTGATTGTGCCGTAAATTCGTTAACTAATTTAGCAGTTTTTTTAGCACTTTCAGTTTCATCTAACGGTAAACATTTTTCAATTCGCAAAAAATCTCCCACCGCTTTTGCTATTCCCATACCTTCTACTCTGGCATATGCAGGATCCGTGTTAGTAATTTGAGATGATAATTTTTCGTTTTCAGTCCTAATTCTTACTGTAACTCTGTGACCTATGGTGGGTGATACAACGACTGATGTATTTGGAAATGAAAATTTAATTTTATTTTCAATTTCTTTTGCAACTCCATCCGCGTCATTTTTTTCAATATGTCTTCCTGCACGTCTATCAACAATAATTCCTTCATCATTTAATGTTGCATAATTTCCTCTAAGTGCTAAATCTCCATCTTTAAAGTCAATTCCTACTCCTATCGCTTCTATTACTCCTCTTCCTGCATAATCAACATGATGAAATCTGTATCCTAGCATGTTGAAAACTGCAATGTCTGATTCTGGCGCAATTCCTTTTCCTACAGAAATGACTTCTCCTATTACTCCCTTTTGTGCTAATTTATCTAGAGTAGGGGTATTTGCTGCTTCTAATGGTGTCTTACCATCCAGATCTGGATGTGGAAGATCTCCTACCCCATCTAAAAGAACATAAATCATATGAATGTCTGAATTATTGATTCTATCCGTATTTCCAAATTTTTTGCTGCTCTCCTTTAAATCTTACATAAAAATATGCGATCATAAAATTTTTCGTTTTGATTTGAGAGATGTTGTTTCTGTTTGTTGTTAGTGTTTATAGAATACAAAAAATCTTAAAATGATACTTTTTCATTATTTGTTTTTTTATTTTTAATTTTTTGTATATTGGAAAACGTTTTAACATACTTAAACTTCAATTATGAATTATGGGGGATATGCGTAAAGATTATGTTTCTGAACGCTTTATGATCGTCTCCAAAAAAGATGACAAAGTCATAGACCCAAAAAAATCTCCTTATGCTCCTGGAAATGAATCCATGACAAATCCTTCTGTTCTTTCACTAGTTGCAAAAGATGGTATGTTACAGCGTCTTCAGGATAATGAAGATGAATATGTTGAAGGTTGGTCGATTAGGGTATTTGAGAGTAAAAATCCAATAGTTTCCATTGAAACTGAAAATTCATACAGTGACAGACCTCATTACAGCGAACCAGCTTACGGTTATCACTACATTGTGGTTGCATCTCCTAAAGAAAAAGACACTCTTGCTACTATTGATTCTGAACAATGGTCCAACATTCTTGTGGTTGTTCAGGATAGACTACGATGGCTCTACACCCAAAAAGGTGTGACATACGTTTCAATTTATGCTGATCAGGGAGAATCTGCAGGCAGTAAAAACCCACATCCGCATTTGAATATTTTGACATTTTCAACAATTCCTCCTGTTATTGAAGAAGAGGCAGAAGCTTCATACAAAATTCTTAACGAAAAAGGAGTATGCCCCATGTGTCAAATTGTTAACGAAGAAATGGGTGGGCCTAGACAAGTACTTCAAACTGAAGGATTTATCGCATTTTGTCCTTGGTCTCCATCATATCCATACGAATTTTGCATTTCTCCAAAAAAACATACAACTAGTTTTTCAAAAATAACTCAAAAAGAAATTAATGATCTCTCTCTTATTTTACGAGCTACCCTTGGAGGTTTATCAAAAACTGTTAAAGATGTTTCATACAATATGGTGTTTCATTTATCTCCTGAAAAGAAGAATAGTCGACAAATTCATTGGCATATTGAAGTTTATCCAATAACTAAACCCTGGTCTGGTCTTGAACGTGGTTATGGTATTTTTCTTAATGATATATCCCCAGAACAGGCAGCAGAGAAACTTGGTGCATCCTGTAGAAAAGAATTGGCCAATTTGGTTGGTATTGTTTGAATAGTTTAATTATTAACTTGATTTTGTTATTGTAATGGCGCTAGAAAAATGGGTAGCAATTGCAAGTGTTGGGTTGTATGTGATGTTTGTTGGAGAAATTATTTCCGTATTTAATTTTATAATTAACATTCCCGCTAATTTTGAATTTGGAACTTCATTTGAACCAAGTCCAAAAATATTACAATTCATTTCAATTGGTGTAGCTCCAGCTTGTGTTTTATCTGGCCTTGCGTTTCTACTATCCAGACGTTATGGTTCCAAGCAAATCGGCTCTATGATTCTTAGTGGTGGAATCATTTTGTTAATTGGAATGGCATATTGTTATTCTCTCTTAGATGAGATTCCTGATTCTTACATGGTTGACGCTGTTGTTATAACCCCGCCTTTGTTCATGGGAGTTTCTATACCTGTGATGATTGTTGGGCTGATTTTAATAAAAACAAACAAGAAACGTCCAAAAAAAGAATATTTCTAAACATGATCAAATCTTAGTGCATTTGCATTATGTTTAAAGCCTAATTTTTCATAAAATGGCTTAACATCATCTACACAATCTAAAATTGTTTTATAGCATCCTTGCTCCTTTGCATATCTTAAGAGATAGGTTATCATTTTTTCTCCAATCCCTTTCTTTTGATATTCTTTGTTTACTACAACATCCTCAATATGTCCAACTTTGCCACCATTATGGATAAATTTAGTTTCAATCAATAATGTAGTTGCACCTACCACTTTTCCATCTAATAATGCTACTATGGTTAATTGATCTTGATTTGAATTTATTTTATCAAATGTTTTTTCTATAATTTTTTTATCCGTATTACTTGTTATACGTAATGAATCCAATGTTTGCAGAAACCCATTTGACAGATCTTCTTTTTGTAATTTTCTAATTGTTATGCTGTCCATTTTTATTAATTCATATTTTTCCTAGTTTTTGAAGATATTCTTGATTTGCTTTTCTATACGTTGTTTTGTTTCCAATATCTAAAAATCCTTTTTTAGATACAACGCTACTAACTAGTTTGTTTTTTGCCATTGCTTTTCTAATCACATCATCCATTCCATAAGGAATATTTTTTGGAATCAGTCCCATTATTTCTGGCTCCATAACATAACATCCAGTATTTACATTTGCTTTAATTTCTGGTTTTTCATTCCAGGCAACTACCTTTCCTGTTTTGGTAGTCTCTATTACTCCATATGGCAGATGTGTTTTATATTCATACAAATTCATTGTTACAAATGATTTTTTTTGTTTATGCTGTTTTATCATATTTCGTAAATTGAAATCAAATATAGAATCCCCATACATACAAACAAAAGTATCATCGATGAATTCTTCTGCTGTTTTAAGTTGACCTGCTGTAGCCAATGGTTTGTTAGACACTGCATATTCAATATCCACCCCAAATCGTTTACCATCTTCAAAATAATCTTCAATCGTTTTTCTTAGATAACTTACACATAGTACAACAGACTTTATACCGTTTTTTTGTGTCCATTCTATTAGATGCTCTAAAATAGGTTTTTCACCCAAAGGAAGCATCGGTTTTGGTAGAAAAGTCGTGTATGGTTGTAACCTTGTACCTAAACCCCCCGCAAGTATTACGGCTTTCATGAATCTATAATTGAGATATGAGTATTTATGTTCAAGTATGTATTTCCCTTCTAGTTTAAAATTAATTAAATAATTTTGAAACTTTTTCAATAATGGATGCTGGAGTTTTGGCAAAAATAATTATCATTGGTTCTTTACCAAAATCTCCTTTGTGATAAATAACATCTGGAGCTGTTTCTAATTTTTTTATTGCTGATCTTACTCCCCACTCTATGGATGATCCTTCTCTAGTCTTAATTTTGATTGGTTCTGCATTTCTATCATATCTATAAATGTTTAATTTTATTTTTTTTAATTTTGAAATATTTTCTTCATTATATTTTAAATTTATTGCTGAGCGTATTTCTGGAAATTTTTTATTCATAGCAATTAATGCAGTAGCAACATGTTTTGAACCTCCATACTCCAAATTTCCGGCCATCATGACATTATTACCCGTTTTTACTATTCTCCCTGCAATTCCCATCACATCTTTAATTGATTTTGGGTTTATTTTTGAAAAAACAAAATTTGTTTGGCATTCAGGAATATTTTTATAAATATTTTTAATTCCTATGAATTTGTTAATTGCATTTAATAATTCGGTTTGAATATTGTCTGTTTTTTTTACTTGTGTAATTTCTACACCACGTC encodes the following:
- a CDS encoding nucleotidyltransferase family protein yields the protein MKAVILAGGLGTRLQPYTTFLPKPMLPLGEKPILEHLIEWTQKNGIKSVVLCVSYLRKTIEDYFEDGKRFGVDIEYAVSNKPLATAGQLKTAEEFIDDTFVCMYGDSIFDFNLRNMIKQHKQKKSFVTMNLYEYKTHLPYGVIETTKTGKVVAWNEKPEIKANVNTGCYVMEPEIMGLIPKNIPYGMDDVIRKAMAKNKLVSSVVSKKGFLDIGNKTTYRKANQEYLQKLGKI
- a CDS encoding signal recognition particle receptor subunit alpha, coding for MLDGLKNNLRDAIKKIVKSSGIDEELIKELSKNVQRALLQSDVNVRLVLEITKQIETRSLNETPPPGLSRKDHIVKILYDELAKLLGKESDFDFKSGKQNKLIMLGIQGSGKTTVTAKLAKFLTKQGYSVGVIGADTYRPGALVQLKTMCEKSNVEVYGEPNNKNSPDIVKNGLKYFESLPLDVILIDTAGRHKEEKDLLSEMEQINKVSEPDLAILVIDGTIGQQCFNQAEAFHKTIPVGGIIITKLDSSAKGGGAIAASAATGAQIMYIGTGERIDDLEKFSPTRFVGRLLGMGDIQAVLDLAKRLENEGDDVRLKRISSGKMNMDDFFYQLEEVTKVGSLKGFLDNMPGLSGMVKDDQLDQMEGRVSKWRFIIQSMTKEEKADPDLMNSSRIKRISRGSGWPEHEVKELLKNYKNSKSMMKASKGRQMQGTLRRMGFG
- a CDS encoding tRNA pseudouridine(54/55) synthase Pus10, with translation MTIKEIIPISNELMKNYGLCDSCLGRLFSKQLHLSSNKLLGKKLKAHVKQSQKKCFICKNLLDDLSAYLKLMLDASSKYNYSSIVIGALIKPSIIDRDDYIKSKYKLRGIDSVKTDITKELGKQFVKKTKKIIDFLNPDLTFTINFKDESCQIRSKSIVLYGQYTKSKRGLPQKQKSCTNCSGKGCKSCNLHGISEYGSIEGKISEFLFTTFGGTTAKFTWVGGEDQSSLVLGSGRPFFVKLQNPFKRNISLPKKIISDQVVIHNLKIISDPPKTPIKFNSLIELKISTEHEIISENLKKLKNMLSNPVVVYEKSGKRSEKAVSILKYKKISKNLFNLIIKAEGGLPVKRFVDGDDVTPGISQMMNDRCTCVAFDFLEITLNDNN
- a CDS encoding alkaline phosphatase family protein, whose translation is MIYVLLDGVGDLPHPDLDGKTPLEAANTPTLDKLAQKGVIGEVISVGKGIAPESDIAVFNMLGYRFHHVDYAGRGVIEAIGVGIDFKDGDLALRGNYATLNDEGIIVDRRAGRHIEKNDADGVAKEIENKIKFSFPNTSVVVSPTIGHRVTVRIRTENEKLSSQITNTDPAYARVEGMGIAKAVGDFLRIEKCLPLDETESAKKTAKLVNEFTAQSLQIMKESQINKKRINEKKKSLSCILLRDAGNKYPDVKPINEMYSMNFSCIVDMPVELGISEVLKMKAFEAGGLTDYEEKARVAAKAMETQNAIYVHLKGPDEFGHDGDAIGKMKNIEEIDRRFFKTLLENINFDKVAIVISADHSTPCINKGHSDDPVPILVSGNFIKNDGTTRVTENQAKKGSIGLIQGADVVTTALNLIKSQI
- a CDS encoding 30S ribosomal protein S27ae yields the protein MAAKKASAGKKGSSPNVYKYFKVDKDKITRGRKNCSRCGKGVFMSKHKDRNTCGKCGLTEFNQ
- a CDS encoding GNAT family N-acetyltransferase translates to MDSITIRKLQKEDLSNGFLQTLDSLRITSNTDKKIIEKTFDKINSNQDQLTIVALLDGKVVGATTLLIETKFIHNGGKVGHIEDVVVNKEYQKKGIGEKMITYLLRYAKEQGCYKTILDCVDDVKPFYEKLGFKHNANALRFDHV
- a CDS encoding galactose-1-phosphate uridylyltransferase, which gives rise to MGDMRKDYVSERFMIVSKKDDKVIDPKKSPYAPGNESMTNPSVLSLVAKDGMLQRLQDNEDEYVEGWSIRVFESKNPIVSIETENSYSDRPHYSEPAYGYHYIVVASPKEKDTLATIDSEQWSNILVVVQDRLRWLYTQKGVTYVSIYADQGESAGSKNPHPHLNILTFSTIPPVIEEEAEASYKILNEKGVCPMCQIVNEEMGGPRQVLQTEGFIAFCPWSPSYPYEFCISPKKHTTSFSKITQKEINDLSLILRATLGGLSKTVKDVSYNMVFHLSPEKKNSRQIHWHIEVYPITKPWSGLERGYGIFLNDISPEQAAEKLGASCRKELANLVGIV
- a CDS encoding DUF309 domain-containing protein, coding for MERYMIHLKNNNYSPKDSSFLVNHARKICSTIPASVRVARVARKFLEFDVSVNPEDLDLVIEKLSPIGSLDNARHIFEEKIGKEDGTRDGVFYFNNERFWESHESLEGVWKQCYGREKELVQGIILLAVAFAHAQKNESRIGIGMLQRALEKLGDSPRTYGEIDVDRIRNKIKEMQKTEELTIFEI
- a CDS encoding DUF6659 family protein, with translation MDFEKLCNKIFEVDPHVRFTGVLDSKGDLIIEKNRDDVTLLNEQEVKMSVHYTFERWTRLQNLSYKFGKEKLSVTEYENVILISIQLDKNLFLLSTDPNIDYMNIISKTKSIIAELQN